Proteins from one Salaquimonas pukyongi genomic window:
- a CDS encoding phage head closure protein, which yields MNGHAFLQAGSFSVRLTLQQRQETDDGAGGFASLWQNLDPVWARIIPVEGIVAHSAANLGHAITHWIYIRMNNSVRPGMRFVKGARIFDVDTVHDPDETGRYLVCKVVERS from the coding sequence TTGAACGGCCATGCCTTTCTGCAGGCGGGCAGTTTTTCCGTCCGCCTGACGCTGCAGCAGCGCCAGGAAACCGACGATGGCGCCGGGGGCTTTGCTTCGCTGTGGCAGAATCTGGACCCGGTTTGGGCCCGCATCATCCCGGTCGAGGGGATCGTTGCCCATTCCGCCGCCAATCTCGGCCATGCCATTACCCATTGGATTTACATTCGGATGAACAATTCTGTCCGCCCCGGCATGCGGTTCGTCAAGGGTGCCCGCATCTTCGACGTCGATACCGTCCACGACCCCGACGAGACCGGGCGCTATCTCGTCTGCAAGGTGGTGGAACGTTCATGA
- a CDS encoding head-tail connector protein — MAITRLSAPLAAVLTLEEVKRHLRIEHDDDDAYLTDLIAQSTDHLESISGLRLITQTWRQYLDAMPKGRCLRLAVQPVQSIMEMRVYGETGSPQTVSPVNLELDRVSSPPRLVVHEAVQPARAVNGIEIDMEAGFGDTPADIPDSLRRALLLLVGHAYEFRGAVPLEQQPACEPHGFRTLIAPFRGIGL; from the coding sequence ATGGCAATCACACGCCTTTCAGCGCCGCTTGCGGCGGTTTTGACGCTTGAGGAAGTCAAACGGCATCTGCGCATCGAGCACGATGACGACGATGCCTATCTGACGGATCTCATCGCCCAATCGACCGATCACCTTGAAAGCATTTCAGGCCTGCGGCTGATCACCCAGACCTGGCGGCAGTATCTGGATGCAATGCCCAAGGGACGCTGCCTGCGTCTTGCCGTTCAACCGGTGCAGTCGATCATGGAAATGAGGGTATATGGGGAGACGGGCAGTCCGCAGACGGTATCGCCTGTCAATCTGGAGCTTGACCGGGTGTCCAGCCCGCCGCGGCTGGTGGTGCATGAGGCAGTTCAGCCCGCAAGGGCCGTCAACGGCATCGAGATCGACATGGAAGCAGGCTTTGGTGACACACCGGCCGATATACCCGACAGCCTGCGCCGCGCATTGCTGCTGCTTGTTGGCCATGCCTATGAGTTCCGGGGCGCCGTTCCCCTGGAGCAGCAGCCGGCGTGCGAACCGCACGGCTTTCGCACCCTGATCGCACCCTTTCGGGGGATCGGGCTTTGA